One Solanum pennellii chromosome 10, SPENNV200 genomic region harbors:
- the LOC107032518 gene encoding uncharacterized protein LOC107032518: protein MAKLTENGGYKANMIGFSIHFLMSKWFMVFASLLIMSMAGATYLFSLYSNEIKSSLGYDQTTLNLLSFFKDLGGNVGMISGFINEVTPAWVVLLMGAIMNFFGYFMVWLAIIGRIAKPPVWQMCFYICIGASSQTFANTGVLVTCVKNFPESRGIVLGLLKGFVGLSGAIITQLYHAFYGNDVRSLVLLIGWLPCVVSCLFLRTVRVMKVDDKQANELRIFYKLLIISLGLAGFIMVVIVVQNKVSFTRLEYAGSAAVVLILLFAPLILVFKEEFTLWKCKRQALHDTPQVNVVTETPCSVQPEPEEISCLKSNIWYSNVFNPPPRGEDYTILQAIFSLDFLILFTTTTFGVGGTLTAIDNLGQIGKALGYPSTSITTFVSLLSIWNYLGRVVSGFVS, encoded by the coding sequence ATGGCAAAGTTAACTGAAAATGGTGGCTATAAAGCTAATATGATAGGCTTTAGCATCCATTTTCTCATGAGCAAATGGTTCATGGTTTTTGCTTCTCTTCTAATCATGTCAATGGCTGGTGCAACTTACTTATTCAGCCTTTATAGCAATGAAATCAAATCCTCATTAGGCTATGATCAAACCACCTTAAACTTACTAAGTTTCTTCAAAGACTTAGGTGGTAATGTTGGAATGATATCCGGTTTTATCAACGAAGTCACTCCAGCATGGGTAGTTCTATTAATGGGAGCAATCATGAATTTCTTTGGTTACTTCATGGTATGGCTTGCGATTATAGGACGTATAGCTAAACCTCCTGTTTGGCAAATGTGTTTTTACATATGCATTGGTGCAAGTTCTCAGACATTTGCTAATACTGGTGTGTTAGTCACTTGTGTCAAGAATTTCCCCGAAAGCAGGGGAATTGTACTTGGATTGTTGAAGGGATTTGTTGGTTTAAGTGGCGCGATTATCACACAATTGTATCATGCTTTCTATGGAAATGATGTGAGGTCTCTTGTTTTGTTAATTGGTTGGCTGCCTTGTGTTGTTTCTTGCTTATTTCTACGAACTGTTCGCGTTATGAAGGTGGATGATAAACAGGCTAACGAGCTTCGAATTTTCTACAAACTTCTGATCATTTCACTTGGCCTAGCTGGTTTTATCATGGTTGTAATTGTTGTTCAAAATAAGGTAAGTTTCACTAGGCTTGAATATGCAGGAAGTGCTGCTGTAGTACTGATTTTGCTCTTTGCTCCGCTCATCCTCGTCTTTAAAGAAGAGTTTACCTTGTGGAAATGTAAGCGACAAGCCTTACATGATACTCCACAGGTGAACGTTGTAACAGAAACTCCGTGTTCTGTTCAGCCAGAACCGGAAGAGATCAGTTGTTTAAAATCAAATATCTGGTACAGTAATGTGTTTAATCCACCACCAAGGGGTGAGGACTACACAATACTGCAAGCGATTTTCAGCTTAGATTTCTTGATTCTGTTTACAACGACTACTTTTGGGGTAGGCGGTACACTGACAGCTATCGACAACTTAGGCCAAATAGGGAAGGCCTTAGGCTATCCTTCAACAAGCATTACAACATTTGTGTCCTTACTCAGCATATGGAACTACCTAGGGCGTGTTGTCTCAGGCTTTGTATCCTAA
- the LOC107032294 gene encoding protein NUCLEAR FUSION DEFECTIVE 4-like, with amino-acid sequence MENFGIHLLSGRWFMFFASILILSVAGGTYIFGLYSEEVKISLGYDQTTLNLLGFFKDLGANVGIISGLINEITPPWVVILLGAFMNFFGYFSIWLAVTKKFSNPKVWEMCVCIFIGANSQTFVNTGVIVTCVKNFPQSRGIVIGLLKGFVGLSGAILTQFYHAFYGSDGKSLILLIAWLPTVVSCVFLRVIRAIKINQQEKENEIRIFYQLLFVSFGLAGFLMAIIIVQNSVVFGATGYWLTAGTILVLLCAPIVLVVREELNLWDVKKRNLSVEIKVDEIERPLQCSAVVVPINDQKEHVSFFQDVFKPPERGEDYTILQAVLSVDMLILFIATIFGAGGLLTAMDNLGQIGKALGYPKTSITTFVSLVSIWGYLGRVGSGFASEIFLEKYKFPRPLMLAIVLFFSCLVHVLIALGVPNTLYVASVLIGLCFGALWPLIFAIISEIFGLKHYSTLLNFGGAASPIGAYIFNVKVAGNLYDREAMKQMAAHGIIRKTGEDLTCTGVECYKLAFLIIAASTFVGFIVSLVLVIRTFKFYKGDIYKKFREQAKAVDAAESQSRTNGDTPL; translated from the coding sequence ATGGAAAATTTTGGTATACACTTGCTTTCTGGTAGATGGTTCATGTTTTTTgcttcaattttgattttgtctGTTGCTGGTGGCACATATATATTTGGTCTCTACTCAGAAGAAGTGAAAATTTCACTAGGTTATGATCAAACAACTTTAAATTTACTTGGTTTTTTCAAAGATTTAGGTGCAAATGTTGGGATTATTTCTGGTTTGATCAATGAAATTACTCCACCATGGGTTGTTATTCTTCTTGGTgcatttatgaatttttttgggtatttttctATTTGGCTTGCTGTTACTAAGAAATTTAGTAACCCCAAAGTTTGGGAGATGTGTGTTTGTATTTTCATTGGGGCAAATTCACAAACATTTGTCAACACTGGTGTAATTGTTACTTGTGTTAAGAATTTCCCACAAAGTAGAGGTATTGTGATTGGGCTTTTAAAGGGTTTTGTTGGTTTAAGTGGTGCTATACTTACACAATTTTATCATGCCTTTTATGGAAGTGATGGTAAATCTTTAATCTTGCTTATTGCTTGGCTTCCTACTGTTGTTTCTTGTGTTTTTCTCAGAGTTATTCGGGCTATCAAGATTAACcagcaagaaaaagaaaatgaaattaggATTTTTTATCAGCTTTTGTTTGTGTCATTTGGTTTAGCTGGTTTTCTTATGGCTATAATTATAGTGCAAAACAGTGTTGTGTTTGGTGCTACTGGTTATTGGTTAACTGCTGGTACTATTCTTGTTTTGTTATGTGCTCCGATAGTACTTGTTGTTAGAGAGGAATTGAATTTATGGGACGTTAAGAAGCGAAATTTGAGTGTAGAGATTAAAGTTGATGAGATTGAGAGACCACTTCAGTGTTCAGCAGTTGTTGTTCCGATTAACGATCAGAAAGAACATGTTTCGTTCTTTCAAGATGTGTTTAAGCCACCTGAGAGGGGTGAAGACTATACTATACTGCAAGCTGTTCTTAGTGTTGATATGTTGATTCTGTTTATTGCAACGATTTTTGGAGCGGGGGGGCTTTTGACAGCTATGGATAATTTAGGCCAGATTGGTAAAGCTTTAGGTTATCCTAAAACAAGTATTACTACATTTGTGTCACTTGTGAGTATATGGGGTTATCTTGGGCGTGTAGGTTCTGGATTCGCGTCTGAGATCTTCTTGGAGAAGTATAAGTTTCCGCGTCCATTGATGTTGGCAATAGTGCTGTTTTTTTCCTGCCTGGTTCATGTTTTGATTGCGCTTGGCGTGCCTAACACTCTGTATGTCGCGTCTGTGCTGATTGGTTTGTGTTTTGGTGCTTTATGGCCTTTGATATTCGCGATCATATCTGAAATCTTTGGGCTTAAGCATTACTCCACATTGCTCAACTTTGGGGGTGCTGCTAGCCCAATCGGAGCTTATATATTCAATGTTAAGGTAGCTGGTAATTTGTATGACAGAGAAGCAATGAAACAAATGGCAGCTCATGGGATCATTAGAAAAACCGGTGAAGACTTGACTTGCACTGGAGTTGAGTGTTATAAGTTGGCTTTCTTGATAATTGCAGCATCTACTTTTGTGGGTTTCATTGTTTCATTGGTTTTAGTAATCAGAACATTCAAGTTTTACAAAGGGGATATCTACAAGAAGTTTAGAGAACAAGCCAAAGCAGTCGATGCTGCTGAGTCTCAGTCCAGAACAAATGGTGATACTCCATTATAG